One genomic window of Halorubrum hochsteinianum includes the following:
- a CDS encoding PhzF family phenazine biosynthesis protein: METRRALLVDAFAAEPLAGNAAGILLDAEGLSDDQMAAVAAELGASETAFRTDGDGATDAGEESDDGEAVDDRLRYFSPSTEVDLCGHATVATYGALFAEGAIDGGERTLRTNVGELTVSVDDDGTVWMRQQAPSVEVVEVDAGRLGAALGIDPAALRDVGADLPVAVASTGLPFLVVPVNFLERLGEADPDDEAIERLSEEFDAAGVYAFTFDTLEGDSTLHGRAFVPSLGISEDPVTGTASGAVGGYLRHVDAFDGDEPDGLRFEQGHFLDRPGHVRVRVEADGVRVGGRTSVALDGEIRIPDDDEDEIIEA, encoded by the coding sequence ATGGAGACCCGACGCGCGCTGCTCGTCGACGCGTTCGCCGCGGAGCCGCTGGCCGGGAACGCCGCCGGCATCCTCCTCGACGCCGAGGGACTGAGCGACGACCAGATGGCCGCCGTCGCCGCCGAACTCGGTGCCTCGGAAACGGCGTTCCGCACGGACGGCGACGGGGCGACCGACGCGGGGGAGGAGAGCGATGACGGGGAGGCCGTCGACGACCGGCTCCGGTACTTCTCGCCGAGCACGGAGGTCGACCTCTGCGGCCACGCCACGGTCGCGACGTACGGCGCGCTGTTCGCCGAGGGGGCGATCGACGGGGGCGAGCGCACGCTCCGCACGAACGTCGGCGAGCTCACGGTCTCGGTCGACGACGACGGGACCGTCTGGATGCGACAGCAAGCACCGAGCGTGGAGGTCGTCGAGGTCGACGCCGGTCGACTCGGGGCGGCGCTCGGGATCGACCCCGCCGCGCTGCGCGACGTGGGCGCTGACCTCCCCGTCGCGGTCGCGTCGACCGGCCTGCCGTTCCTCGTCGTCCCCGTGAACTTCCTCGAACGCCTCGGCGAGGCCGACCCGGACGACGAGGCGATCGAACGCCTCTCCGAGGAGTTCGACGCGGCGGGCGTGTACGCGTTCACCTTCGACACGCTCGAAGGCGACTCGACGCTCCACGGCCGGGCGTTCGTCCCGTCGCTCGGTATCTCGGAGGACCCGGTCACGGGGACCGCGAGCGGCGCTGTCGGCGGATACCTCCGGCACGTCGACGCGTTCGACGGGGACGAACCGGACGGGCTCCGCTTCGAGCAGGGCCACTTCCTCGACCGGCCGGGGCACGTCCGGGTCCGCGTGGAGGCGGACGGGGTCCGCGTCGGCGGCCGAACGTCGGTCGCGCTCGACGGCGAGATCCGGATCCCCGACGACGACGAGGACGAGATCATCGAGGCGTGA
- a CDS encoding DUF7333 family protein: MEFDLPRAAAILVLIVAIGAGGLIGAGMMPLQTTLMMVVPSMLVFGAVAFAIGVKHGEFRSTHA, from the coding sequence ATGGAATTCGACCTTCCGCGCGCGGCAGCGATCCTCGTACTGATCGTCGCAATCGGCGCTGGCGGCCTCATCGGTGCCGGCATGATGCCCCTCCAGACGACGCTGATGATGGTCGTGCCGTCGATGCTCGTCTTCGGGGCGGTCGCGTTCGCGATCGGCGTGAAACACGGCGAGTTCCGGTCGACGCACGCCTGA
- a CDS encoding calcium/sodium antiporter, whose amino-acid sequence MLPGSPLVELLLIAGGVALLYAGAELLVSGASDLALAVGLKASTVGVTVVAFATTAPELFVSLLGAVTVSTDIGLGAVVGSNVANIGLVLGVSALIRPLDVSDTVFRRHVPFMVLAALLLVGLGWDGRIGLVDGVVLLGALVAFTAAVLRNVQQNQSAISEAERDEMPDPKARDAAAVVGGIVALVLGSRWLIDGGESLLSAAGFSDIFIGLTVLALGTSLPELAASVVAAVRDEAEFSVGNVVGSNIYNVLAVIGIVAVVTPIGVSPAVRGFEFPALLAFTAVAVAMMAYGERITRVDGAVLVVGYGVFVYLLLP is encoded by the coding sequence GTGCTGCCCGGGTCGCCACTCGTCGAACTGCTGCTGATCGCCGGCGGCGTCGCCCTCCTGTACGCCGGGGCGGAACTGCTCGTGTCCGGCGCGAGCGACCTCGCGCTCGCCGTCGGGCTGAAGGCGTCGACGGTCGGCGTCACCGTCGTGGCGTTCGCGACGACGGCCCCGGAGCTCTTCGTCTCCCTGCTCGGCGCGGTCACGGTGTCGACCGACATCGGGCTCGGCGCGGTCGTCGGCTCGAACGTCGCGAACATCGGACTGGTGTTGGGGGTCTCCGCGCTCATCCGCCCGCTCGACGTCTCCGACACCGTGTTCCGCCGCCACGTCCCGTTCATGGTGCTCGCCGCGCTGCTGCTCGTCGGCCTCGGCTGGGACGGCCGGATCGGGCTCGTCGACGGCGTCGTGCTGCTGGGAGCGCTCGTCGCGTTCACCGCCGCGGTCCTCCGGAACGTCCAGCAGAACCAGTCTGCCATCTCCGAGGCGGAGCGCGACGAGATGCCCGACCCGAAGGCGCGCGACGCCGCGGCCGTCGTCGGCGGCATCGTCGCGCTCGTGCTCGGCTCGCGGTGGCTGATCGACGGGGGCGAGTCGCTGCTGTCGGCCGCGGGCTTCTCCGACATCTTCATCGGGCTCACGGTGCTGGCGCTCGGGACCTCGCTGCCGGAGCTGGCGGCGAGCGTCGTCGCCGCGGTCCGCGACGAGGCGGAGTTCAGCGTCGGCAACGTGGTCGGCTCGAACATCTACAACGTTCTCGCGGTCATCGGGATCGTCGCCGTGGTGACGCCCATCGGCGTCTCCCCCGCCGTCCGCGGGTTCGAGTTCCCCGCGCTCCTCGCGTTCACTGCGGTCGCCGTCGCGATGATGGCGTACGGAGAGCGGATCACCCGCGTCGACGGCGCGGTCCTCGTCGTCGGCTACGGCGTCTTCGTGTACCTGCTGTTGCCGTAG
- a CDS encoding D-aminoacyl-tRNA deacylase translates to MIAIVVSRADSASAHIGERLLEVGDWEAREDGSLPDAEGGGTYYRTEGFELREFDDLHIRLSDPAAAFDRDPEFLAFVSRHSGETGELLTAHVTGNFGGAEYGGEPESLARAAPGAEKRVVEALAERAPEGYGVGIECTHHGPTDVSVPSLFVELGSDEPQWEDPEAARAVARAVLDLRGTGADLVDAETGTADGDAAARPRHVVGFGGGHYAPRFTRIVRETEWAVGHVGADWALGDLGAPEANRDVIDAAFARSRADRAVIDGDRPDLAAVVEDLGHRVVSETWVREVGDAPLPLVERLEEAVGTVDDGLRLGAVEPADPTGFSVRDLPADLLARAQGLDADAAREAVESVAVAFDTEQGGTRAAGQVAFASAPDAPGYADLVAALAGVLERGYDAVEVLSERSAVVARETAFDPGLAAERGVPEGPAFGRLADGEAVEVDGETIEPGDVSRTRSDRFPIDAAALD, encoded by the coding sequence GTGATAGCGATCGTCGTCAGCCGTGCCGACAGCGCCTCGGCGCACATCGGCGAGCGGCTCTTGGAGGTCGGCGACTGGGAGGCCCGCGAGGACGGCTCGCTGCCCGACGCCGAGGGGGGCGGGACCTACTACCGGACGGAGGGGTTCGAGCTCCGCGAGTTCGACGACCTCCACATCCGGCTGTCGGACCCGGCCGCCGCGTTCGACCGCGACCCCGAGTTCCTCGCGTTCGTCTCCAGACACTCGGGCGAGACCGGGGAGCTCCTGACCGCGCACGTGACCGGGAACTTCGGCGGTGCCGAGTACGGCGGCGAGCCGGAGTCGCTGGCGCGGGCCGCACCCGGCGCGGAGAAGCGCGTCGTCGAGGCGCTCGCCGAGCGCGCGCCCGAGGGGTACGGGGTCGGCATCGAGTGCACGCACCACGGGCCGACCGACGTCTCCGTCCCCTCGCTGTTCGTCGAACTCGGCTCCGACGAGCCGCAGTGGGAGGACCCCGAGGCGGCCCGAGCGGTCGCGCGGGCGGTCCTCGACCTGCGCGGGACGGGCGCGGATCTGGTCGACGCCGAGACCGGGACCGCCGACGGCGACGCCGCGGCCCGCCCCCGTCACGTCGTCGGCTTCGGCGGCGGCCACTACGCGCCCCGGTTCACCCGGATCGTCCGCGAGACCGAGTGGGCGGTGGGCCACGTCGGGGCCGACTGGGCGCTCGGGGACCTCGGCGCGCCCGAGGCGAACCGCGACGTGATCGACGCCGCCTTCGCGCGGAGCCGGGCCGACCGCGCCGTGATCGACGGCGACCGCCCCGACCTCGCCGCGGTCGTCGAGGACCTCGGCCACCGCGTCGTGAGCGAGACGTGGGTCCGGGAGGTCGGCGACGCGCCGCTTCCGCTCGTCGAGCGATTGGAGGAGGCCGTCGGGACCGTCGACGACGGGCTGCGGCTCGGCGCGGTCGAGCCGGCCGACCCGACCGGGTTCTCGGTCCGCGACCTCCCGGCCGACCTGCTCGCGCGGGCGCAGGGACTCGACGCCGACGCGGCGCGGGAGGCGGTCGAGTCGGTCGCCGTCGCGTTCGACACGGAGCAGGGCGGGACCCGCGCGGCCGGGCAGGTCGCGTTCGCGTCGGCCCCGGACGCGCCGGGGTACGCCGACCTCGTCGCGGCGCTCGCGGGGGTGCTGGAGAGGGGCTACGACGCGGTCGAGGTGCTGTCGGAGCGGAGCGCGGTCGTCGCCCGTGAGACCGCGTTCGACCCGGGGCTGGCGGCCGAGCGAGGCGTTCCCGAGGGACCGGCGTTCGGACGGCTCGCCGACGGCGAGGCGGTCGAGGTCGACGGCGAGACGATCGAGCCGGGCGACGTGTCGCGGACCCGGAGCGACCGGTTCCCGATCGACGCGGCCGCGCTCGACTGA